In Salinigranum marinum, one DNA window encodes the following:
- a CDS encoding MarR family transcriptional regulator: protein MVLLDDRILELLEEEENEYMAPSDIAEDDRIHYSSNHVGRRCKKLAEHGLLLSVGRGVYTITDDGRAYLRGEYNAAEQNDVEVSEESNNSEAEGKDGA from the coding sequence ATGGTTCTCCTCGATGACCGGATTCTAGAGCTATTGGAAGAGGAAGAGAACGAATACATGGCACCATCTGACATCGCCGAAGACGATCGGATTCACTATTCGTCGAACCACGTCGGCAGAAGATGCAAGAAGTTAGCCGAACACGGTCTACTCCTCTCTGTCGGGAGGGGCGTCTACACGATCACCGACGACGGTCGCGCGTATCTTCGAGGTGAGTACAACGCCGCAGAGCAGAACGACGTAGAGGTATCTGAAGAGTCGAACAACTCGGAAGCCGAGGGAAAAGATGGGGCTTGA
- a CDS encoding tyrosine-type recombinase/integrase, producing the protein MNGDLVPISPPEARDLHLEAMKDDSAEWTRTSHRSHLRAFVEWCNEEGGIDNMNDLNGRDLYEFRVWRRNGGYSEGQNEEIAPKTLDSALATLRSFLRFCAQIEAVPEELYEKVPLPSLSASEEVSDSTIAPERVPPIIDYLHQYQYASRDHVVWILIWHTGARLGAVRALDLQDCELDGQKKGLNFVHRPPSTPLKNDEKGERFNRISDRVASILQSYIDGPRNQVRDDDNRAPLVTTQHGRVTASCIRDSFYRWTRPCMVGIQCPHDEDPTYCDYTSFQKMSMCPSARSPHDVRKARVTKYRNDGVPRGVVSDRLDASEQVLDKHYDRASKREKADRRWRLLRE; encoded by the coding sequence ATGAATGGTGATCTAGTTCCGATATCACCCCCCGAGGCGCGCGACCTCCACCTGGAGGCGATGAAAGACGACTCCGCGGAGTGGACCCGGACCTCTCACCGGAGTCACCTCCGCGCGTTCGTCGAGTGGTGCAACGAGGAGGGTGGGATCGACAACATGAACGACCTCAACGGACGCGATCTCTACGAGTTCCGCGTCTGGCGACGAAACGGCGGCTACAGCGAAGGGCAAAACGAAGAGATCGCGCCGAAGACCCTCGACTCCGCGCTCGCCACACTGCGCTCGTTCCTCCGGTTCTGCGCGCAGATCGAGGCGGTCCCTGAAGAGCTGTACGAGAAAGTCCCGCTTCCCTCGCTCTCCGCATCCGAGGAGGTGAGTGATTCGACGATCGCTCCCGAGCGCGTCCCTCCGATCATCGACTACCTCCACCAGTACCAGTACGCGAGTCGGGATCACGTCGTCTGGATTCTCATCTGGCACACCGGCGCGCGGCTCGGCGCGGTCCGCGCGCTCGATCTCCAGGACTGCGAACTCGACGGCCAGAAGAAAGGTCTCAACTTCGTCCACCGACCGCCCTCGACCCCGCTCAAGAACGACGAGAAAGGCGAGCGGTTCAACCGAATCAGCGACCGGGTAGCGAGTATTCTACAGAGCTACATCGACGGTCCGCGGAATCAGGTTCGGGACGACGACAATCGAGCACCGCTGGTGACGACTCAACACGGACGAGTCACTGCCAGCTGCATCCGCGACTCGTTCTATCGGTGGACTCGACCGTGCATGGTCGGGATCCAGTGTCCCCACGATGAAGATCCGACCTACTGCGATTACACCTCGTTCCAGAAGATGAGCATGTGTCCCTCGGCTCGATCTCCCCACGATGTTCGCAAAGCGCGAGTGACGAAGTACCGGAACGACGGCGTCCCGCGCGGTGTCGTCTCCGATCGGCTCGACGCCTCCGAGCAGGTGCTGGACAAACACTACGACCGTGCCTCGAAGCGTGAGAAGGCTGACCGTCGCTGGAGGTTGCTCCGCGAATGA
- a CDS encoding IS1595 family transposase translates to MIPLEVFGSESVAADLLQQVRWRDGVTCPRCRSDLTVRNGSYGHFQRYLCKDCDRTFNDKTGTIFAHSKVALRKWLFSIYAFLRFNTSLRQLQREIDVTYKTMHRRVERFTRALDAPSLTLEGPVEIDEVYVSAGLKGRERDRESRSRGLSTRGRGTYEDDKPPVFVLVDRGTKQRYVIPAKAADESTIRLLLADRQQESITVYTDGFRAYEPLEEDDSFDREYVVHGDGEYADGDVHVNTCESHASLARRWLSPHRGVSKDKLTQYLRAFQLRRELLQKPGRDALRHAVRATL, encoded by the coding sequence ATGATTCCACTGGAAGTGTTTGGGTCGGAATCGGTCGCAGCGGACCTGCTGCAACAGGTTCGCTGGCGTGACGGTGTCACTTGTCCCCGCTGCCGTTCTGACCTCACGGTCAGAAACGGCAGCTATGGGCACTTTCAGCGGTATCTCTGTAAGGATTGCGACCGCACGTTCAACGATAAGACCGGTACGATCTTCGCTCACTCGAAGGTCGCGCTTCGAAAATGGTTGTTCTCGATTTACGCGTTTCTCCGGTTCAACACGAGCCTTCGCCAACTTCAGCGGGAGATCGATGTCACCTACAAGACGATGCACCGGCGCGTCGAGCGCTTCACCCGAGCGCTCGACGCGCCTTCCCTCACGCTGGAAGGGCCCGTCGAGATCGACGAAGTGTACGTCTCTGCCGGGCTGAAAGGTCGCGAGCGCGACCGCGAGTCGCGCTCGCGTGGCCTGTCCACGCGTGGGCGAGGAACATACGAAGACGACAAACCACCCGTGTTCGTGCTGGTCGATCGAGGCACCAAACAGCGGTACGTGATTCCGGCGAAAGCAGCAGACGAATCGACGATTCGACTCCTGCTGGCCGACCGCCAGCAGGAGTCGATAACCGTCTACACCGACGGCTTTCGAGCGTACGAACCGCTTGAGGAGGACGACTCATTCGACCGCGAATACGTCGTCCACGGCGACGGCGAATACGCGGATGGAGACGTTCACGTCAACACTTGCGAGAGCCACGCGTCGCTGGCGCGACGGTGGCTCTCGCCGCATCGAGGCGTCTCAAAAGACAAGCTGACGCAGTATCTCAGGGCGTTTCAGCTCCGACGAGAACTCTTACAAAAACCGGGACGAGACGCTCTCAGACACGCTGTTCGAGCCACTCTCTGA
- a CDS encoding IS4 family transposase — translation MKLSPDAITSLLTSLFPSGMIDDLAREREVVVRERKLDVRVLVWTMVVGFAVGGEARSIAAYRRTYNGATGQNLVASSFYDRFTAQLEQLLRDLLDHAVEEVAVPHTIAPAFDRFRDVVVADATVVRLIRFLSAFPATHPGVSGLKLYLVHSVTTQSVIARAITDERTHESTLFKTGSWLRGRLFLLDLGFFKYRRFALIDENDGFFVSRLKRSSNPLIVRELREWRGRAIPLDGTRVFDVVGDLCREHIDVEVEVRFQRRAYNERKSWDSKRFRVVGVRDSDADDGYRLYITNLPSGEFSPEQVATLYRARWVVELLFRELKSQYGLGRFRTEKEHIVRIQVTAALLTLVVSRAILRLFVDHAQELGDDCVFPTERWAKTFRSYAQQVLSEIVVSFSYEPNLPDTWYREARQPSPSRLTLLEEVNAALYAGFMS, via the coding sequence ATGAAGCTCTCCCCAGATGCAATTACGTCGCTGTTGACTTCGCTGTTTCCGTCAGGTATGATCGACGACCTCGCGCGTGAGCGCGAAGTCGTCGTGAGAGAGCGCAAACTCGACGTCCGTGTACTGGTTTGGACGATGGTCGTGGGCTTCGCCGTCGGCGGCGAAGCCCGTTCGATCGCCGCGTATCGCCGTACGTACAACGGCGCTACCGGCCAGAATCTCGTCGCTTCGAGTTTCTACGACCGATTCACCGCACAACTGGAGCAGCTCCTGCGCGACCTCCTCGACCACGCCGTCGAGGAGGTCGCTGTCCCTCACACCATCGCTCCAGCCTTCGACCGATTCCGCGACGTTGTCGTCGCTGACGCCACGGTGGTGCGGTTGATTCGGTTCCTCTCAGCGTTCCCTGCGACGCATCCCGGTGTCTCCGGGCTCAAGCTCTACCTCGTCCACAGCGTCACCACCCAGTCGGTGATCGCGCGCGCGATCACCGACGAACGCACCCACGAAAGCACCCTGTTCAAAACCGGCTCGTGGCTGCGAGGACGGCTGTTCCTGCTGGATCTCGGCTTTTTCAAGTATCGTCGTTTCGCGTTGATCGACGAAAACGATGGCTTCTTCGTCAGCAGACTGAAGCGGAGTTCGAATCCGCTGATCGTCCGAGAACTGCGGGAATGGCGCGGGCGCGCCATTCCGCTCGACGGAACGCGGGTCTTCGATGTTGTCGGTGATCTGTGTAGGGAACACATCGACGTTGAGGTCGAAGTCAGGTTCCAGCGGCGAGCGTACAACGAACGGAAATCGTGGGACAGCAAGCGGTTCCGAGTCGTCGGCGTCCGCGATTCGGACGCCGACGACGGCTATCGGTTGTACATCACGAACTTGCCGAGCGGTGAGTTCAGTCCGGAGCAGGTAGCGACGCTGTACCGTGCTCGGTGGGTCGTTGAGTTGTTGTTCCGTGAGCTGAAGTCGCAGTATGGGCTGGGGAGATTTCGGACGGAGAAGGAACACATCGTCCGGATTCAGGTGACGGCGGCTCTGCTGACACTGGTGGTCAGCAGAGCCATCCTTCGGTTGTTCGTCGATCACGCCCAGGAACTGGGTGATGACTGCGTGTTTCCAACCGAACGCTGGGCGAAGACCTTCCGGTCGTACGCCCAGCAAGTCCTCTCCGAGATCGTCGTTTCGTTCAGCTACGAACCGAATCTCCCAGACACGTGGTATCGGGAGGCGAGGCAACCGTCTCCATCACGGCTGACTCTACTTGAGGAGGTGAATGCAGCGCTGTATGCTGGTTTCATGTCTTAA